In the genome of Hymenobacter cellulosivorans, one region contains:
- a CDS encoding META domain-containing protein — MNTSLFLLSATVFVQLLASCQTTAPVTATQPATAATTPPAELRNTRWVLRSLHNRAITTPTNGEAYLLLRNEEQQAEGNAGCNRFGGSFSLPKAGALQFGPLRSTRMACLSEQDNTTEQGFLTVLAATRTYQISGDTLRLYAENTTQPGAVLHAVYLH; from the coding sequence ATGAACACTTCCCTATTCTTATTATCCGCCACTGTTTTCGTTCAGCTGCTGGCTAGCTGCCAAACTACGGCTCCAGTTACGGCCACTCAGCCGGCAACGGCAGCTACCACCCCTCCGGCCGAGCTGCGCAATACCCGCTGGGTGCTACGCTCACTACACAACCGTGCCATAACGACGCCAACCAATGGTGAAGCCTACCTGCTGCTGCGTAACGAAGAGCAACAAGCCGAAGGAAATGCCGGCTGCAACCGATTTGGGGGCTCTTTTTCTCTACCCAAAGCCGGAGCGCTGCAGTTTGGGCCGCTCAGGAGTACCCGTATGGCTTGCCTATCGGAGCAGGACAATACCACGGAACAAGGTTTTCTGACCGTGCTGGCTGCCACTCGTACCTACCAGATCAGCGGGGATACGCTGCGCCTGTACGCCGAAAACACCACCCAGCCCGGAGCCGTGCTGCACGCCGTATATCTGCACTAA